The Nocardia sp. NBC_00508 nucleotide sequence GCTCCCCGACTCCCACTAGCAAGGAACGCCATGCCTCACGTGATCACCCAGCCGTGCTGCAACGACGCCTCCTGCGTGCCGGTGTGCCCGGTCGGCTGCATCCATCCCACCCCCGACGAACCTGGCTTCGCCTCCGCCGAGGCCCTCTACATCGACCCGGCCAGCTGCATCGACTGCGGCGCCTGCGTCGCCGAGTGCCCGGTCGGGGCGATCACCCGCGACACCGCGCCCGCCGCGGCGCGGTTCTTGGACCTGGCGGAGGCTTATTACCAACGAAACCCGCTGCCGCCCGGCATCCCCGCCGCCCCGCCGCCCGCTGCGCGGGCCGAGGTCGAGGAACTTCGAGTCGCGGTGGTGGGCTCCGGGCCCGCGGGCGCGTATGCCGCACTGGAGCTGCTCGAGCACCCGGGCGCGACAGTCACGATGTTCGACCGGCTGCCCACACCGTGGGGTCTGGTGCGAGGCGGGGTGGCCCCCGACCACCCGTCCACCAAATCCGTCACCGAGGTATTCGAGCGTGCCGCCGCCAACGGCCGCTTCCGCTTCCACCTCAACGTCGAGGTCGGTACCCACATCACCCACGACGAGCTGGCCGCAGCACACCACGCCGTCGTCTATGCCTATGGGGCCTCCGGTGACCGCCGCCTGGGGATTCCCGGCGAGGACCTGCCGGGCAGCGCGTCGGCAACCGAGTTCGTGAACTGGTACAACGGCCACCCGGACTTCGTCGACCGCACGTTCGATCTCTCCTGCCGCCGTGCCATCGTCGTCGGCAACGGCAACGTCGCCCTCGACATCGCGCGCCTTCTGGCCGCCGACCCCGCGGAGCTCGCCGCCACCGATATGGCCGATCACGCCCTGGCCGCGCTGGCCGCCAGCGCGATCGAGGAAGTCCTGGTCCTCGGCCGACGTGGCCCCGCGCAGGCCGCGTACACCACTCCTGAACTGCTCGCCCTGACCGATCTCGACGGCGCCGATGTCTTCGCGTTCTCCGACGAGGTCACCTTGGATGCCGACCAGCTCGCCGCGCTTCAGTCCGACCCGCTCGAGCTGGCCAAGGCGAAGGCGGCTGCGGAACTCGCGGCCCGCCGCCGCGGCGCGTCTCGCCGAATCGTGCTGCGCTACTTGGGTTCTCCGCTGGAGATCATGGGCGACGAACGAGTCACCGGGGTACGCGTCGCCCGCAATCGGCTCGAACGCGGCCCCGGCGGCGACGTCCGCGCTGTCCCGACCGGAATCGAAGAGACCATCGAGGCGGGCCTGGTGCTCCGGGCGGTGGGCTACCGCGGAGCTGCACTGTCCGGCCTGCCCTTCGACCCTGACCGGGGTGTGCTGCCCAACCACCAGGGCCGCGTCCTGCACGACCGGACCGGCGAACCCATCCCCGGCGTTTACACGGCGGGATGGATCAAGCGGGGCCCGTCCGGAGGCATCGGCGCCAACAAGAAATGCGCACTGGACACCGTCGCCGCACTCGTCGCCGACCATTCCGCGGGGTTGCTGCCCACCCCCGCGGCCACCCCGCAGGACCTCGACACGCTGGTCCGGAACCGCCAACCCGCTGTCGTCGGTGTGCACGGGTGGCGGGCGATCGATCGGACCGAACGCGAACTCGGCGCGGTCCAGGGACGGCCAAGGCGCAAGCTCGCCTCCTTCCCTGCCCTGCTCGCCGCGGCGCACGGGGACGACTCGATGCCGACGATCCCACTGCCGGTCGACGCAGACAGGATCCGCCCCTAGTCGCGGTGGCCGTTCCTGCAAAAGCGCAATCCGGTGTCAGCCCGCCGGGATTACTGTCGAAGCATGCCGACCGAGCCCGCATCGTCGCCCCGCTCCGCCCCGTCGTTCCATACCGACGCGATTCCTTTTGATCGCTCCCAGTCCGCCGGAGATGGTGTTCCCGCTGACGACCCGATGGCGATGCTGGTCGGCATCCTCGACCTTCAGGCAGCGCTACCCAGCATCCAGCGGATACGCCGATGGGGGCACGACGCCCTCGCCGTAGAACCCGGGGAGCGCGCGCTGGACATAGGCGCCGGAACAGGCAGCGAAGTCATGGAATTCGCCGACCGTGTCGGTCCTGACGGCGA carries:
- a CDS encoding FAD-dependent oxidoreductase; protein product: MPHVITQPCCNDASCVPVCPVGCIHPTPDEPGFASAEALYIDPASCIDCGACVAECPVGAITRDTAPAAARFLDLAEAYYQRNPLPPGIPAAPPPAARAEVEELRVAVVGSGPAGAYAALELLEHPGATVTMFDRLPTPWGLVRGGVAPDHPSTKSVTEVFERAAANGRFRFHLNVEVGTHITHDELAAAHHAVVYAYGASGDRRLGIPGEDLPGSASATEFVNWYNGHPDFVDRTFDLSCRRAIVVGNGNVALDIARLLAADPAELAATDMADHALAALAASAIEEVLVLGRRGPAQAAYTTPELLALTDLDGADVFAFSDEVTLDADQLAALQSDPLELAKAKAAAELAARRRGASRRIVLRYLGSPLEIMGDERVTGVRVARNRLERGPGGDVRAVPTGIEETIEAGLVLRAVGYRGAALSGLPFDPDRGVLPNHQGRVLHDRTGEPIPGVYTAGWIKRGPSGGIGANKKCALDTVAALVADHSAGLLPTPAATPQDLDTLVRNRQPAVVGVHGWRAIDRTERELGAVQGRPRRKLASFPALLAAAHGDDSMPTIPLPVDADRIRP